The DNA region TAAACTTTCTCCTTCTGCAAGCCCTCCAAGGCGAAGGCACAGGCCTTCCCCACCTGCAAGTCCACCTCCAAAACCGCGCAAGTCTCCAACACCTCAGCCATCAAGCCGTGGAAGGAAAGTCCGTGGGTCTGTTTCTCCTGGTAGAGCCTCAGGTATTGTTAACTAAATGTGTGGGGgttctcccacctccccctccccagtcaTTTTATTTGTTTGAACCTTTACCATTTCATAGTTATGTACTTTTCATTAGCTAAAGGCTGGACTGTGTCAAAAATCCACCTTTCCAAAGTATGGAAGTTAAGCAGACACTTCACTGAATCTGGTTTTAAATGGTTTTGTACTGCAAATCTCTGTATTAACATTTAAGCGTCAGCAGCAAAAAATAAAGATTATAGTCCTTTTTTGTTTAACAAAGGAAGTAGAATTGAGTTGACTTCCTATTCTTAATGAAATGTTGAAGGGAACATTGATCTGGCAGGAGAAGATGGTCATCAACATCTTTATAGATAGTTTCTATTATCTGGTTTTACTGATACCACCTTAAAGAACCAAGTTGCAGTTTTCTATTTTCAGGTGGTGGTGGTATTCAATTTCTGTTCATGGTGCAGTTGTAGGTTGGGataccaaaatatttttcaggCGTAGGAAAAATTTAGATAAAATATAATTCAAAAATAAGTACATAACCTTGTATATTTAGAAAAAAGAACCAATTGAAATTTTAGGTTTTGTACTGTAAGTTATGAACTGtaatttcaaagtaaaaataaCGTTATACCAGTCAAATGTTACCTAAAATTTCAGAATGCTTttcggtttaaaaaaaatctgtcaagaacCTGATGTCTCAAAaatatacaggttggacctcctggGTCCAGCACACTCAAGACCCGACTGGTCCAGGAGGAGGGAGTTTTCCAGCTCAGGAAAGTCAATTCCAGCTCAAgcttccagccccaggcccacctcttgccagagtcccagctgctggggggcggatctctggtccaggaaccTCTCACAATTCTGCTAgaccaaggatgttgctggatcagagtctCCCAAGTTTTTAGAGGTTCAGCCTGAACTATTCATATAAACAGATATAAACTGGCCTGATTCATGAAACTTATTTTGTCTATATAATAGTGTGTGCAAGATCGTATTGCATTTCATTGAAAATCATTCACCTTTTTCCTCACCCTTTTCTTAACTTTTGTCTTTTAGCACCTAAACGTAAGAGTATTGAAAAAAGAGAGTCTCCCTCACCAGCACCAAAACCTAGAAAAGTAGAATTGTCTGAATCAGGTATGTTTGTCATTTACAGTGGCTTTTCTTTTAAATGGTacgaaaataaaacaaagaaggctcgggggtagctgcattagtctgtttctgcaaaaacatcctgaagtcctgtggcacctcacagactaacagatttatgtggGGGTGtaagcgtgtggggggggggggggggggggaaacaacCTTGTATTTTCTCCTGTGGGATTTTTGAGATGGAGTGGCTTTGATAGAGGTATTGAAGGTAGGTTTTTTCAGAGATGTATATGTACAGGACATAAAGTATCTAGCTCACATTAACTCGCACCCTTatgctttttctttttggaaaCTGTAGTCAAAATACATTCGCCAAAGAAAGATGTAGCACAAAAATAGAAGAACATCTGATCAGTTGTAATGCTGTTTCACTAACAAACTGTCTTAATGAATAAACTAAAggtacaaaagcaaaaaaaaaaagttccttaaCTGTACATGGTTTTTTCAGAAGAAGACAAAGGTGGCAAAATGGCTGTAGCAGATTCTGTGCAACAGAGACGTCAGTACAGAAGGCAAAACCAACAGTCTTCCTCTGGTACTAATAATATTTTTGTAGTTTTAATGAGGTGTTTTACTTTCTTAATTATTTGTTTATAATGTACTTTTGTACTGCTAAATTCGGGTTGTGCTTGCTTTTGAGTTTTATTGGTATACACAATGGTGCTGCTGCAACATTAATCATTAGTTGTCCTGCTGTCttaataaaattgttttaattCCCTAGTCAAAAATATTTCAAGTGAGCAAGAATGTAGAATTTTGAGAGCTTTTACTATACATTTGTTACAGTATTTAATATTTTGCAGATTCCAATTCTGTTGGTTCAAGTCTTTTATTAAAACTCTTGAAGTCAGCATCTTTTCATTTGTCCTCCAGCTATTTTTGTTCAGTATTTTGCAACTGCATATCTTGAGCAGGTTCTGTAGTATGGGCCTGAAATTCGTTGTGTACGCAAATTTACACCGATTTAAAGCTGTGTATTTTGAAGCAGCTGTAAAAGTAATTTCAGCATTGTCCAGatgctttttatttctgtttaaaaaatcTACTCTTAAACAGAAATAAGTATCTACATGCAAGCATGTATGAGTGTTACAcaatttacaccagtttaaaGTTAGTTATATTTCTGAAGAAAATGTAACTGCTTAAAGTTGCTTCAGatgtttgttttgaaatgtatttaaataaGCTCATCTTCCTAATCATTTTTTATTTATAGATTCTGGTTCATCGTCTTCCTCTGAAGAGGAACGTCCAAAAAGATCAAATGTGAAGAATGGTGAAGTAGGTAGACGCAGACGACACTCACATAGTCCGTCACCTTCTCCACGGAAACGGCAAAAGGACTCTTCCCCTCGGTAATTACTTTCTTCGTCTCAGCATAACTGATGTGTCCTTAACATGACAAAAATCTATCATTTACAAATGAACTGATTTATTATCTCTTGATTTGTATGTGTTACATTATTGCCTAGAGGACCCCAGTAGAATCCGTTGGAATTATCCTTTTCCAAATGTTATACAAACACCATAGAAGATGGGTTCTGCCCCCAAAATTTAGATGTTAGAGGTGAAGGTGAACACCTTGATACCagcactagatttttttttttttttttgtgtgtgtgattatTGGAGCTGATCCAGAACCTAGTAAACTCAATGGACTTTGGGCCAGAAACTTACAGTTTATAACAGGAAGGTATTTTCTCAAGCTAATCCAAAGGGATTCATTTGATTTCTGCTCAGATGTTGAGAGTTACTTTGACTCCAGTGCAAGCATGTTTGTCTTTTCAACAAGTAAATCTTTGGTAAGTggaattttttactttttttcttctccactgcTGTCAGGATGCAGATGGGAAAGAGGTGGCAATCACCCATGATTAAAAGGTTGGTTAGAAATTAATCAGTTAATTAAGATTAAATTTAAAGTTACTGTAGAAACATTTTTGTAGCAGATGGTGAACATAGCTGTCTTTTCACCTACTCTGAAGATCATTCAAATAGTAAGAAAATAGAACAAATGAAAACTTTTTACTGCGTTATTTTCATCAGTGAAATTGTTTCAAATCTGCTATATGTCCATTGAGAGTGACATTTTGGATAACTGGTTAAAATACACTTCTGAGGTATGTTAACATTAGCTGCATTGCTGTATAAGCCAAGACACTTATCAGTTACTCTCTAGGCAAAACTTTGCATGAGTGTTTTTGTTCCTCACGTATAATTCTGAAACAAGTGAGCAGAATTAGAAGAGAACTTGACATATTAACCCTCGCTGTTTTTGCGTAGGATAATGAGCTAATTGGAAATTCAGTGTTTAGAAATCAAGTATTTAACTCAGATAGCAAAAGGGGGAAAGGGGGTGCAGGTTCTAAAATTCCCATTGTCTTCTCTCATTGTCCTCTTCCTTATTCACTGTGTGTCCTGGAGCAGTCTTTATTTAGTAGTGGGACTGAAGGTAATTTCTGTAAATTTCAGTCTGAGTATTTCATCATTTTGTCACAAATCTTATTTGTAATGAGGTAGCTTTATAGGTAGTTACTTTGAAACTTGAGTTTTGGACTAAGTTTAATATAATAGCCAATTCCACGGTGGTACAAGAGACGGTCCCTGCTATTAGGCTGGCCATTTGAGGTCAGCTGAAAACAAGAGTAGGTGCCTCACTACTGTTAGGAAAAGTGCTAATTTTAAACTTAAGAAAGAGGCTGGATCCTTAAGTTTATCCACACCACTCTTAAGTCTGATGACTCTATAGTGATTAAATCCTAACCAGACTATAGTTGCAACACGTTTTGCTAAATTTGAGCCAGATGAAATGTGACTGTTCCTCAGACTCAAAGCATCTTCATTAAATGTAGCAGTCTTTAAACAGTTGCATAAGTAGTTGTTTTACTTGAATTTCAggacagctttttttcttttacaaaagaatAAATTTGGCTAAGTGCTTCTGTGCCAATGTATAACCTCTTTTTCCTCTTACTCTATTTTTCATATGAAATGTATGAGGTGGTATTGCTGAATATTTTGAGTGGTCTTACTGACATTGTTGAAgattcttttttgtttggttttttttttttttccagctcacAACATAGTATTTAATTTTTGAGGAACAATCATTAGCTGCAAAATGTTTAGTTTCTTACTTTGGAAAATATAGCAAGGCTATTTGGAATTAAGTATTAATTAGCTGACCACTTTCTATTGATTATTTCATGCACTTCTAatctttttgctgttttgtaTGTTGTTCCTAAAAGCTACATGGTTTCTCTCACAGAATTAAAACCTATTAAGCTTTCCGGAAGTTGTGGGGAAGTACACAGAGTCTAGATGTCCCCATATAAGTTAACTGAAAAACTGTCTCTGAATATTTTAAAGCCTGTCTTAGCAGTATCTTAGCACTAAGTCTTGGACATAATAATCATTGTCTGTTAGTATTTGCGTCTAATAATCTCATTTGGAAAACGTGTGAACCAGCTTAGTTCTATGTGGTGGTGATGAGACATAGTACAAAATTCTTCTAGCagtagttcagtggttagagcattggccttgtaaactcagggtttTGAGCTCAATCCTTTTGAGGTGGACTTTCAAGGTTTTGGGGCAGCTTAGATTTAAACCAatacaaaaaaaatctgagagaTGGTAATAGgccctgttgtgagtgcaggggctggacttgatgacctgtcaaggtcccttccagttctgtgtgatAGGGGTATCTCCATGTTTCACGACCCATTATAAGGTTGTTTTTAGACAAGCAACTTTTTTCTGTCTGTTCTAGTAGGAGAAGGAGGAGTCCATCACCGCCACCTGCCAGAAGACGGCgctctccttctcctgcccctcctccaaggAGGCGCAGATCACCTTCGTTGCCTCGAcgaaggtaattttttttttttttttttttttttttttttttgttaatctatCCCTAATGAAATATGTGTCATTTATTGAACCACTGCCTTTCATTgaaggaattatttttaaattaaaataagtgTTTTCTTAAACATTTTCTGTGGGGAATGTGTTCCACTGTTCTGAAGTGTTGTGAATGCTGAGTATAGCAAGCAGGGGCCTTATAGTGAAATGACTGTTGGGAAGGGTATATGGCatgggttggcaaccaaaatagcaagaagaaacattttttcccattaggTAAAAGACTAAATCAAAAGCCACGATGCATGTGGATACAAGctggtctttaataaataacatcaaaccatactttttgtaacccctattttcagaacagcgcacacacgCTGATTTATAATGCCATACATATTTGCTGCAGGATGTTTGCAAATTATTTACGTATTCTACTTCCACACACTTTGGTGTGTGTCTTCACCACTGTCTTTCAgactttcattcccaaaccttctctctctctctctctctctctctctctgtctctggaggacgctagggggagttatccaacttcTTGAGATCACATATTGGTTGCTTAtatagatatgagttgttcattttggagcTTATAGATATTCACTGTTTACcacaaataatcaggagggttatTTTTTaccttgcaattatagcattgggagctacaaagaagtctttaaaaagccacaggttgcagacccccagTACTGTAACACTCTGATGTAGTTCTTCAAGACTGCTGTGTTAATTTTAACTAACTAGTGTGAAAACTTTGTCCTGTATACATGACTTCTCAATTTTTGTTGGTTTTCTAGATCTCCATCACCACCTCCACGCAGGCACTCACCTACTCCCAGAAGATACTCTCCTCCAATACAGAGACGATACTCTCCTTCCCCGCCACCTAAGCGAAGAACAGctactcccccacctcctccaaaaCGAAGGGCATCACCTTCTCCACAACCCAAGCGCAGAGTCTCTCATTCTCCcccaccaaaacaaagaagttctCCAGGAGCAAAGAGACGTTCGCCATCGCTACCTTCAAAGCATAGGAAAGGTTCTCCTTCCAGCAGGTCTAATCGTGAAACCCGTTCCCCACTACAAAACAAACGGCATTCACCTTCTCCCCGGCCTAGAGCTTCACATACCTCTGCAAGTCCACCACCACTGCGAAGGGGAgcttcctcttcaccccagagaagACAGTCTCCATCTCCAAGCACTAGACCCATCAGGAGAGTGTCAAGAACCCCAGAACCCAAGAAGACAAAGTAAGAAACTTAATTTATGGCTGTTAGCAAATGGAAATAACTAAACTGAGGGTTTGCACTAAAGGTGAAGGGTATTGTTATTAAGTTTACATGCCACTCTAGTCCTGTTGACATATTGCTTTCATTCTGCCAACTTCTATAATGTGGCTCTCCTGTTTTTATCAAAATTCGAGGTTGGGAATAGCTTCAGAGGCACTGCAGAGGTTCCTCCTGCACAAATTGTGGTAAGGGGAAGACAGATTAGAGGCCAATATCAAATACTGATACTTATGAAACTGGAGCAGGTTACAAAGTAATACTTCAAAGGGATTGTTAGCTTTCTGAAGAGCTTAATCAAATGTGTGTCTGGAAGTTCACTATGCAGCACGACTAACCTAAGGTGCATTCTTGTTAAATGACTTGTTTAAAATCTTTTAATGTTGGGAGATATCTTCCTAGACATCTACTGAAAATGTGGCAATGCTGGCTTTATCAGTATTTTCAGGATAGGTTCATAGCTGGATGCAGTACGCTGTCTGACTTGACTGGTGTGGTGGTAAAACAGTTGAATTTCTGTCAGGTGTGAAGAGAGAACAGCTAGTCATGAGTAGGAGTCCTGTCTGTCCAAGATACTAAACCTTAGTAAACCTACAGTTTTTTTGGCTTGCCAATCTGTAGTGCTTAGTTAGATATTGGGTTTTCTTTTTACTGTTGTTCTTATGAAGGATTCCAGTTTAAATATATAGAATTGAGCTCCATAGTAAAGCAATTGCTATGAACATATTTGTAGATCAGCAATCATAAGAGACTTCAGGTGATCAAGTCCAActtcctgctcagagcaggaccaatcccaagtaaatcatcccagccagggctttgagaAGCCAGGACTTAATcaccatccctagaagtttttacaccatctctctaggtaacacattctcctggtgaaatagtttttcccaataccCAGTCTAGATCTTTCCCCCCCTGCAACTTGacttcattgctccttgttttgtcatctgtcatcactgaaaagagcccctctccatcctctttgaaacccctgttcaggtagttgaaggctgctgtcagatcccccctccctcttctcttctgtaaactaaataagcctaaatccctcagcctcttctcataagtcatgtgcttcatccccctaataattttgttgccctctgctggactctctccagtgtgtccacatcttcTTTGTAATGAGGGGTGGATCCAGAATTGGgcgcagtattccagatgtggcctctccagtgttgagtaaaggagaataatcacttccctagatctgctggcaacactcctactaatgcatcccaatatgctctTAGCTTTCTTGGGTagaagggcacattgttgactcatgttcagcttcttGTGTACTGTAATGCCCAGATCTGGAGTAAATAAGGTTAGGTCTACATTGCTGTAGACACCAGaggctggcctgggtcagctgactcaggccacGAGTGGTTAATTTTAAAGTGAAGACACTTGGGCTAGTGTTTGGGTTCTGGGACTTAGACTGGACATCTAGACCTCAATTAAACAGCCGATTGGTCAGTCGTCTGCCAAGGGCCAGCCACTGGTgcctaattgcagtgtagacataccctgtgtgaGCGTGATTGCATAATAAATGTTGCCTTGTTTGCTTTTACTatagaacatgcagagagttctAAATGTTAATCTTTTATTTCTGAGGGCTCCCACACCAAGTCCACAGTCTGTGAGAAGGGTGTCTTCATCCAGGTCGGCGTCAAGGTCGCCTGAGCCAGCACCTAAGAAACATCAAGCACCTCCATCTCCTACTCGATCTCATTCCCCCTCCACTAACTGGTCGCCGCCACATGTGAAAAAGGTTCAAAGCCCTACACAGAGTCCATCCCCTGTAAGGGTATGTTTGCTAATAAAAAGTAGTACTTAATTAGAATATACCTCCAGAGCTTTTCTCATATGACATGTTACTGTTACCTAGTTTTGCTTTTGTGTATTTAAGTGCAGTTTCTTTTAAATGATGAGATGGTAATGTCTGCTCCTTAGATGAAGTTATAAGTCACTAACGTCTTAGTTATGTTTAGCTTTCTCTTCTACAGACATGGTTTTGCACACCACGTATGCAAACATTAAATGTGAGTCTCTTGCACAAAATTATATTTACTTggatcagagaggtggccttgttagtctgtatcttcaaaaacaacaagaagtcctgtggcaccttacagactaacagatattttagagcataagctttcgtgggcaaggtcccgcttcgtcagatgcatgagttcatggctcatgcagctgatgaagcgggtctttgcccacgaaagcttatgctctaaaatatctgttagtctgtaaggtgccacaggacttcttgttctataTTTACTTGGATTATTCAACAGATTGGCCTTTTCACTGGGCCACGTGACTTTGTAAGGAGAGAGGTTTTATTTGTGCATCAGAACCGTATATACAAATCTGCCATACATGTCTCCAAAAGTTAAGTAAAGGATTTCTTTTCATTACAGAATTCTGACCAGGAAGgagctggaaagaaaaagaagaaaaagaaggataAAAAGCATAAAAAGGATAAAAAGCACAAGAAACACAAAAAGCATAAGAAGgagaaagctgcagctgctgctgcagcagctgctgctgcagctgcagctactACTTCATCAGCCCAGGAAGACCAAGAAGCAGAGACAGAGCCCAAAAAGGTTGGCTGAATAAATATGATTTCAGAAGCCAATGAGTGAAATTAAAGCACATGTACTTACAGGCATACTTGATACTAATGTATGATGTTGATGTTATCTGttctaatgccaatattcttcAAAGGCAGATCTTTGCTACAGCTGGATATACTGTAAAATTTAGTCCCACTTGTCTTTGTCTATGCCCTTTTTGAGATGCAAAGGCTTCTGAATAATTCCACATAGTGGTTAGTAACCTGTATTTCTTGTCTTTTCTACACCTcgccctccaaaaaaaaaaatctgtgctatGCTTGAGAGGCCATTAATGCCTATTGTGTACATTGCATTTCTGTTTCGGCAAAGTGATAAATATGTGCAACGGTTTTTAAAGCAACagcttaaaaatatattttataaggTGAAATACATGGTAGGCTGACAtcaagttttcattttattttgaaactaACTCGTGagtcatatttttaaagttaaatatACAAGGAACAAAAAGTCTGCAGACCCTTAGAAACTCTTGCTTTTGCAAACAGTAGATCCACTACAGCTATAAATATTATGTCAAGTTTGCAACTCAGGTCGAGCAGTGCTGAGGTGCTGAATGCAGTATTGATTTGTCCACACTGAAGTACAGAAAGTAAACAAGTGATATGAGCACTGGGTATTATAATTTTTTGTTTCAGCAACCTGACCTGTTAAAATTATATTGTAAATACATAAGCTTAGGTTAACTATTGCTTTAAAAAATCCACAGCAAATAAGAAATCTCATGGGagcaaatgattgtatttttgcTAAAAATGCTGTTTGTATTTACATCTTCTGTGTGATGTGACAGCTTGCTAGTTCTAGGCAGCAAACCACAGATGTCCTATAAATTCATACAAACATAGCACAGTAGAAATAGCACCTAAATGAAGTGTGTTGAACCTAGTTAATAGTTCTAGGTTACATCTACaatacagaaatctgtcaacagaagtcactgttggaagagatttatcagcaaaaattctgttgacagattgcatctattcataaaagcagatcaaaagagcaatccactctatcgacagagggcagccagacttCCTAGCTCtcccttgacagaatggctgactggaagctctgcaaacaagggtgcctggtgaatcagaagccctgtctttctAGAAGAGGGTCCTAgagtgtctgcactgcactttTGTGTACAGAACTCTGTCGACAGTCGAGAGGGGTAGCGCTGGTgtggaaagtgctctgttttgtcagggttctgttgataaaactctaAAGTAGACACGGCCCTAATATATATCACTTCTGTTTTTGATCTTCAGAATGATTATCAGTAGTTCTGCAAGCATATGTACCATGGGTTCTTCACTATTGGATGTATGTGTACCTGATCGCTTTTGATTGTAAATTGCAAAGTAGTGCTCAAAGGCCTCTGTGGGAATGACACCTTGTGTTTTGAACTTCAGAACACAGACGGCTGTGAGCCCACCACCTTTTAGTTCCCTCTCAAGTGCCTGCAGCTTAAGATGGGTGTCACGAAGGGAAGGTTTTGTTTCATGTTAGTCATTACTATCCCCTGCCATCAAGTTCAGTGCAGACCCTCTCTCCAATAGAGAAGGATTCTAAAAGCCTGGACTTACTGGGCAGAAAACTATTTATCACCCACTCTTCAGTTTCATGTTGCTAATTATCAGGTCTTCATGTTGAAAGATGTCTTTACTTTGTATTCAGAATTTATACACTTAGCGGACTGTCATAAGCTAAGACCAGTTTGTCTATCATTGCAGTGTGCAGTTTGCCACAGCCTCTTCAAGCTGTGCTATATGTTGTCGATACTGTGTTATGCTTCATAGCCATGGCAGTGATTGAGGAGGATATTATCCTGGCTCCAATTCTTGGGTCTTCCAAGAAAAGTACAGCCCACAGTCAAAGATCTTCGAAGAACCCAAGCTCTTCAGTGAGCATATGGACTCCTTTCTCCACACTCTTAAGAATTACAGAGCTATTCTGTTATCATTGGGAATCTACGTACATGCAACAAAGACAATTTACACAGCCTACCCAGGGATCCAGGTCAATCAGGTACCATCAGCATGTTCCCTAAATCAGAGGAGTCCTTCAGGAGTGAAGAAACAAGCCATAAAAGGACTTACCCACTCTTCCTCCTCAGTTGGCTCCCTCCTTCTAAAAAGCACTTTAATACACTGATTTTTCCCCATTGAACTGCCCCCCCATCCGCCCTTTTGAGATTGACTGTCCTACTCCTTACTGCAATCAAGTAGACTTATCTCACCAATAGCTCTTAAGGCAAAAGTTAATTTCCCCTCTCCTTGTGGCATAATAGAGCTAGCTCCAGAAGAGTGCATGGTAAAAGGATTCTGTTCCAGCTACTTTCTAGTTCACATGGGATATGGAGGGTGGAGACTGATCATCCACCTCAGGGACTTGAACTACTGTCTTTAAGTACAGAGGTTCAGAATGGTGACATTAGTTCTGATTTTTCCCATCCTTTGTTCCAGGACACCAATTCTTTGCTATGGGCCTACGAAAAACCTACTTTCCTGTAGCCGTCCACTCATTGCACAAGTACTTTCTGTGCTTTGTAGTAGGAACAATTTGCTAACACTACTGAATTCTTTCCTATAAAGACTATAGTTTCAAATGTATTTGCAAAGGTCTTTTGGTATTGGCAGTTTCTTCCCATcaatggtggggggcggggcatggTTAGTGTACTCACATATTTGGATAACCTGTTGATGTGGGTGAATCTTACCAAGGTCCAGACCGATTCAGCAAAGGAATTTATCCTTGTCCCAGTTGCTAGGATAAACTTCACAGGAGTTGTACATACACCACAGCATCAAAAGTCTACCTTCTCACTGAGAGATTTGCTTAGCTGGCCTTGTCTCTGCTGTAGTTCAGCTCACAAATGACCATGGCACAAGGGCACTTGGTCACAGTATTGTTAGACAATAGGGCAGAGCAAGAGCACAGAATATTCCCCATCTAAGTCATTGGTGATCAGTGTGTTGTGGAGGAAATACTGGTATGTATATTGAACTGATGTCAGCTTCAGCATCTTAATGTGTGAAGCATTTGGTCTTGCAGAGACCATTTGCTGTTAGTGTATTTCTCTGCAAGTGAGCTCTCCCTCCTAACTGAGGAGCACCTGTTACCACTGCAGGCTTTCTGTCAAGACCACGAATGAGAGCTCAAAACACAAGGCAAGTATAGTATTAAACCTTGTCCACCTCTTACGGGTGGCACTCCAGTGACTTCGTACCACTGAGGACACACAACTTGGGGTCCCTcatctgccccagccctttgTCTCTGATCCTCTGAGTGTGGCTGCTGAATGAGTCTCAGCTATGGATTTGACCTGTTCAGGTGCAGTTTGATCAAGTTTTTTTGTCCAGCAGAAAGCCTTATGGGTAAAATTGGGCTTactgctttcttccagaagaggaaACACTTTCAGTCTTTGTGCTCTTTTGCATCTTTCCACATCTTGGAAGTTACACTTCCGAAGTTACTGGGCTAGGTACTAAAATTAGTATGgaaatatacatatacatatctcagaactggaagggaccttgagaggtcattgaatccagtccgctgccgcttggcaggaccaagcaccatctctgacagattttttttttatctatttgccccagatccctaaatggcttcctcaagctCTTCCCAAATTAAAAGCAAGAAGTTCATCAGTGAACTCTGAGGGTACATTTGGCTGCCATCACAGCTTTCAAAACACTCTGCCATCCAGAGCTTCTTGGTTTTTGCCCACCCTTCACACCCAGAGTCTTCGAAGACCTGTATGGTTTTCATCCTCCTGTCCAGGACTCAGCCAGCATTGGTAGCTAATGCTCTAAGGAGATTCCCCTTTGAACTGATGGTATCTTGCTCTCTCCATTCTTCCTTTAAAACTTTGTTCCTAGTTACCCTTACTTCAGCAAGAAAAATTGGAGAACTGGCAGCACTCATGGCCTGCCTATCttatactattttttttttaaataaagacaagGTTTTCCTATACCCTTGTTCCTGTTTTATCCTAAAGGTGTCATCAGCATATCAGAAATGTAACTTTGCATCCCACAATATTACATCCACTATATTGTGATGTGATAGTGTGGTTATTATCTGGTCTAGCTCTTCATAACTTCAGAATTAATCACTTCTATATTTTTGCTTTAAGGAGACTGAGAGTGAAGCAGAAGATAA from Carettochelys insculpta isolate YL-2023 chromosome 24, ASM3395843v1, whole genome shotgun sequence includes:
- the SRRM1 gene encoding serine/arginine repetitive matrix protein 1 isoform X7, giving the protein MDAGFFRGTSAEQDNRFSNKQKKLLKQLKFAECLEKKVDMSKVNLEVIKPWITKRVTEILGFEDDVVIEFIFNQLEVKNPDSKMMQINLTGFLNGKNAREFMGELWPLLLSAQENIAGIPSAFLELKKEEIKQRQIEQEKLASMKKQDEDKDKRDKEDKESREKRDRSRSPRRRKTRSPSPRRRSSPVRRERKRSHSRSPRHRTKSRSVTPAPEKKEETPEPEPSVQTKETLIQEATSTSDILKAPKPEPVPDTKETSPERNAKKEREKEKEKTRQRSPSRSKSRSRSHSPSHSRPRRRHRSRSRRRPSPRRRPSPRRRSPPRRMPPPPRHRRSRSPVRRRRRSSASLSGSSSSSSSSRSRSPPKKPPKRIVSSPPRKTRKLSPSASPPRRRHRPSPPASPPPKPRKSPTPQPSSRGRKVRGSVSPGRASAPKRKSIEKRESPSPAPKPRKVELSESEEDKGGKMAVADSVQQRRQYRRQNQQSSSDSGSSSSSEEERPKRSNVKNGEVGRRRRHSHSPSPSPRKRQKDSSPRRRRRSPSPPPARRRRSPSPAPPPRRRRSPSLPRRRSPSPPPRRHSPTPRRYSPPIQRRYSPSPPPKRRTATPPPPPKRRASPSPQPKRRVSHSPPPKQRSSPGAKRRSPSLPSKHRKGSPSSRSNRETRSPLQNKRHSPSPRPRASHTSASPPPLRRGASSSPQRRQSPSPSTRPIRRVSRTPEPKKTKAPTPSPQSVRRVSSSRSASRSPEPAPKKHQAPPSPTRSHSPSTNWSPPHVKKVQSPTQSPSPVRNSDQEGAGKKKKKKKDKKHKKDKKHKKHKKHKKEKAAAAAAAAAAAAAATTSSAQEDQEAETEPKKETESEAEDNLDDLEKHLREKALRSMRKAQVSPPS
- the SRRM1 gene encoding serine/arginine repetitive matrix protein 1 isoform X5 — translated: MDAGFFRGTSAEQDNRFSNKQKKLLKQLKFAECLEKKVDMSKVNLEVIKPWITKRVTEILGFEDDVVIEFIFNQLEVKNPDSKMMQINLTGFLNGKNAREFMGELWPLLLSAQENIAGIPSAFLELKKEEIKQRQIEQEKLASMKKQDEDKDKRDKEDKESREKRDRSRSPRRRKTRSPSPRRRSSPVRRERKRSHSRSPRHRTKSRSVTPAPEKKEETPEPEPSVQTKETLIQEATSTSDILKAPKPEPVPDTKETSPERNAKKEREKEKEKTRQRSPSRSKSRSRSHSPSHSRPRRRHRSRSRSYSPRRRPSPRRRPSPRRRSPPRRMPPPPRHRRSRSPVRRRRRSSASLSGSSSSSSSSRSRSPPKKPPKRIVSSPPRKTRKLSPSASPPRRRHRPSPPASPPPKPRKSPTPQPSSRGRKVRGSVSPGRASAPKRKSIEKRESPSPAPKPRKVELSESEEDKGGKMAVADSVQQRRQYRRQNQQSSSDSGSSSSSEEERPKRSNVKNGEVGRRRRHSHSPSPSPRKRQKDSSPRRRRRSPSPPPARRRRSPSPAPPPRRRRSPSLPRRRSPSPPPRRHSPTPRRYSPPIQRRYSPSPPPKRRTATPPPPPKRRASPSPQPKRRVSHSPPPKQRSSPGAKRRSPSLPSKHRKGSPSSRSNRETRSPLQNKRHSPSPRPRASHTSASPPPLRRGASSSPQRRQSPSPSTRPIRRVSRTPEPKKTKAPTPSPQSVRRVSSSRSASRSPEPAPKKHQAPPSPTRSHSPSTNWSPPHVKKVQSPTQSPSPVRNSDQEGAGKKKKKKKDKKHKKDKKHKKHKKHKKEKAAAAAAAAAAAAAATTSSAQEDQEAETEPKKETESEAEDNLDDLEKHLREKALRSMRKAQVSPPS